The following DNA comes from Paraburkholderia phytofirmans PsJN.
CGCCCGAACCGCCCTCGCCGATGATCGTCGCGATCAGCGGCGTCTTCAGCTCGGCCATCACGTACAGATTGCGGCCGATCGCTTCCGACTGGCCGCGCTCTTCCGCGCCGATGCCCGGGTACGCGCCCGGCGTGTCGATGAACGTAAAAATCGGCAAGCCGAATTTTTCGGCGAGGCGCATCAGACGCTCAGCCTTGCGATAACCCTCCGGACGCGGCATGCCGAAGTTGCGCAGCGCGCGCTCCTTGGTATCGCGGCCCTTCTGATGGCCGATCACCATGCACGCCTGGCCGTTAAAACGCGCGAGGCCACCGACGATAGACAGGTCGTCCGCATAGTTGCGGTCGCCATGCAGTTCGTGGAAATCGGTGAACAGCTCGTTCACGTAGTCGAACGTGTACGGACGTTGCGGATGACGGGCGATTTGCGAAACCTGCCACGGCGTGAGGTTCGCGTACAGATCTTTGGTGAGCTGTTGACTCTTCTTGGACAGCCGCTCGATCTCTTCCGAAATATCGACGGCCGAATCGTCCTGCACGAAGCGCAATTCTTCGATCTTCGCTTCGAGTTCAGCGATCGGCTGTTCGAAATCCAGAAACGTGGTCTTCATTGTTTGTAATCCTTGGACTTACCGGCAGCGCGTATTCTAACCGCGCGCGCCGATGTCAAAACCATCTCGCAACTATCAATTCTTAATAATTGATAGCTTTTGGAATGGTCCCGTTTCTTTTTCTCAGTAGTCGACCGGCAACGGGTCGAGACTACGCCACATATACCAGGTGGCGACGGTGCGCCACGGCTCCCAGTTGGCGGCGACTTCGCGCGCTTCGCTGCGTGTGACCGGCTCGCCACTGAAGTAGTTGACGCTGATCGCACGAATCAGGCCCAAATCGTCGAGCGGCAGGACGTCGGGGCGCGACAGGTTGAAGATCAGGAACATCTCCGCTGTCCAGCGGCCGATGCCGCGAATCTGCGTGAGTTCGGCGATCACCGCCTCGTCTTCCATCGACGTCCATTTGCCGACGTGCAGCGCGCCCGAAACGAAATGCTGCGCGAGATCGAGCACGTATTCGGCTTTGCGCTTGGACAGCCCGCACGTGGTCAGCTTTTCGAGACCGAGCTTGATGAACTGCTGCGGCACGAGCTTCGGACACGCGGCCTCGACCTTCGCCCAAACGGCTTGCGCGGACGCGACCGAAATCTGCTGCCCGACCACCGACCGCGCGAGCGTGACGAACGGATCGCCGCGACTCAGCAGATGCACCGGGCCGAACTTCGGAATCA
Coding sequences within:
- a CDS encoding acetyl-CoA carboxylase carboxyltransferase subunit alpha — protein: MKTTFLDFEQPIAELEAKIEELRFVQDDSAVDISEEIERLSKKSQQLTKDLYANLTPWQVSQIARHPQRPYTFDYVNELFTDFHELHGDRNYADDLSIVGGLARFNGQACMVIGHQKGRDTKERALRNFGMPRPEGYRKAERLMRLAEKFGLPIFTFIDTPGAYPGIGAEERGQSEAIGRNLYVMAELKTPLIATIIGEGGSGGALAIAVGDSVLMLQFSTYSVISPEGCASILWKSAAKAPEAAEALGLTAHRLKALGLIDKIVNEPLGGAHRDPKGMAAMLRRALADSLRQFQGMSINDLRQRRFERLMSYGKFKETTPGA
- a CDS encoding DNA-3-methyladenine glycosylase family protein, translating into MATATKTPAKRAASQTNASAAAKSTRTSARTGSGAVRKASSKVAGVAAKTAAGAAKKSAAKRALNGASAHAPVAKRAKAPRAKSNGALPAELPGDVQELARITVEGHEGEVVRKTRASATAGGEAASASEVAVPVQIAGLTPEVTRPAYWDKACADLVKRDRILKKLIPKFGPVHLLSRGDPFVTLARSVVGQQISVASAQAVWAKVEAACPKLVPQQFIKLGLEKLTTCGLSKRKAEYVLDLAQHFVSGALHVGKWTSMEDEAVIAELTQIRGIGRWTAEMFLIFNLSRPDVLPLDDLGLIRAISVNYFSGEPVTRSEAREVAANWEPWRTVATWYMWRSLDPLPVDY